ATATATTCCCCAGGTTTCTGAACTATGCGTGACATTGACACGTTGCGTTCTAGCAACAAAGTCGGCGGGATCATTGCAATGTCTGACGGAAGCCATATCGACTTGTTCTGGCAAGCAGTTGGACAAAGGCTCTCTACGGCGCGCCGGAATCGGGCACTCTCCGTATCTGGTATACCATACCTGGGACCAAATATTTAGTAatgatacttttttatgatttttttaatagaccttaaatacatatatatatttgaatatagatactaaaaaataataattcttaaatctcAAAATTCTTATTTGTTAGTAGTCAAGACGGTTGTCTTGACTACTaacaaataagaaaattgtatctccatttcaaaaatacaattgtgagaatttgatataattttaaattaaaaaagcacaGCAAAGTAGACTAATAATAAGGattcaaaatttatatgtatagccAAAAAATTGAAATGATTCGCACATAGGCTCAGAATGATGTTCGCATATAggcttaataatatacattcacTTGCGATATATATTCACCATATTTTTTGAGGTCCAGTGTGCATGTACTCCATCCATGGCAGACCATGAGGATCGCGATGCCAGCAACTCGTCGAGTAGATCATACCGACATGGAGGGTTGGAACCGTCACTCCTAGTACAGGTCCGAGCGAACGGAGAACATTGCCTTTATTCTGACTCAACATCTAAACAGAATACGTGTcagtataataaatgtataattaattacattgtatCATCCATAAAAATATTCCTACCTTCAAATTCCACGGATGTTTGCCGTAGggctcatttttatttttactaaacccATAACCCTCAGTGCCTGTATCGATCGACGCGGTGTTGACGCACACGTGCTCATTGCCGAGGAGCACGAGCTTCCAGTATTGTGATTCAACTTCGGAGGTCGTTGGTTTCAATGGGAAAAATATTTGGAGCGCAGTCTTGGCTATCTACAGTGAACCAATATGATgagattttgtattaataaacttgatatagttttattcaaattaattttaaaaagaattacctttttaaaattagtaagatTCATGACTCGTCCACGAATCACACACTCTTCGGCTTCGTTGAGCGCTGCGGTTATTTGTTGGTTTTCTTCACAGTCGTCATCATCCGATGAATCAGACTCCCCTAGTAATCTCTTTTGACGGTGTAGAGGGTTTTGCGCACGTTGTAACAATCTATCGTTTCTTTTCGACCATCTCTTATCCATTTGCTCGGCTAGATCTTGCCGTTCCTCTGGGAAAGATTATAGATCATTTTATCTCTGATCGCAAAACGgcttatataatatacgattgcaaattaatattaataaaggttaTCAGAAGAGGTTTATGTCTGTGcgtgtattttattgtattgtagttCCCGAACAAAGACCACAGTGGCATGCATTTGGAGAGGCTGATGGGCTGATACACGCATCACATCAGTGATGCGTGTATTTTAACggagatattttttgtatatattttttcatcaccCTATATCCCTAAGTACCACAACACAATCTATTAAgcaaaagttatttttgtaattcaatgacaaaaaaactacataatataaagaAGTTTCTGAATTTGCTGAGTTCTActgtaatttgattatttcttttttggtttaatttaaaaaatcttagaaaTATAATGATCCatttggaaattaatttaacaatttgtcGCCAAAATTTACTTTGAGTGAGGGCGTCGTACGGTAGCAGATATTTCACATATATTTGATCCAGTTTTTTTGCTGGATTGTTCATTTTTGTGTAATTAAGTTCCTCTGCCAGTCTGTTCCACTTCCTCGTATCTACGTATGTGCGGCTTTTTACATTCGCCTTGAGTCCACCTTGTCGTTGTACGAAATGTAATAACTTAGGCAAATTTACTTCTAAGCCCTccatctaaaaataatttcaatgattaaaatatttttacaacaatatattgttaaccaataaattaatatcaataaaattagtattatataacaacttttattaataataaaaaatacttactaagGGCGCGTGGgaaaacgtaatattttgtGATGTTAAAAATGAGCGCAAGGCACATAGTTCACGTGTTACTGGACCCCATCGACTGTATAGTCTTGCAATATATTGATTCGTTACTACAAAACGAATCGAGTCTGTAATCGTGCATTCTGGTTTGAAACCTGATGGGGCAATCACTTTGCACAAACCAAATTTAGCCGCCTCTGGCattattttttggaaatatgCTATTGGATcctgaaacaattttttttttatataaatttgttaagcCTTGTTAAGAAAATTTGATagataagattataaataaaaatattctcactCGAAATTCTTCTTCGTTCGGCCGAAACACAGGTGCCTCTAATATCTTGGCATCTGAATTTTTAATAGGAccaatttttttctttcgtCTAGTTGTCCTAGTTTTCTTTTTGCCGTTTTGTTTTTTTCCAGTAGGTGAATCACATTGCTCGGCATTTTCTAACGAAGTTGAAGGACCAGCAACCGCTCCGTCGTCCGCTCCATTTGTCTTTGTTTGAAGAGGATGATTGTTGTCCGATGCTGTACCGTTTTCTTCTTTGACTTCAGCTGTATCTGTAGTGCATGGGTGATGAGTCATTTTCACTAATTGAAGGTGTATTAGAGGTTGGTGGGATGTCAAAATGGAAGGGTACGCAAAGTCACGGAAAACACGGAAAACGTGTGTAATTTAGAAACCGGAAGATCTAAATGATTCCGATTCTGACATTGCTTCTTACTGAGGTAATTTACTGACAACGGTcgcacattatttttatctctcgTATTTCATTTTTGAGCTGTCATGGATATGTCTTGAGgttttttaaaagtttgtaCATTTTCGTTACCATTATTGGGAACTTCATTTACTGCACGTGAATTACACATCCAGTTTGCTATTCCATTATTCCCATAAAACGAAGAATCGTTTGTTTGAGAGACATTCTTATCTGTAAAAAAAGTTgtcaatatattcatttaaaaatcccCAGTAGTgcagtcaatatttatttatatttatagccattatattgatatacttatttaaagattctatattattttacagtagATATAACAGCGTTAACTTAAGACggacaactttttttatttatttaagataagtgTATATTACATTAACCGAATTTTGGTATCTTAAAATACCATTATTTTTGGATGCTGTAACGTTACTAGTGCGGAGATATACTTAAAGTATTCAATTCGATCTAATATTTGATCAGTGTGGAGGTAGTGTTTTGGTTACTTCATTTCAGCTCTGGATATAGatgagaatatataaataatattttattataatatatgttatgacTATTGGACACAAACTGTTACCCCCCATTTTACCCACTctaggggtgaattaaaaattagACTATACCCTTGCCCGAGACTTAAACTATctccatattaaatttaatctaaataggTTCAGCGGTTTCAACgtgtaaaatgtatatacattatttaaaacaaaattcttgtaatttctaattaaatatctGAACAATGCTttgcatacatacattacatagtGTGTTATCGGAGACATGATTTTCTTGGATGaaacgtgtttttatttttctcttgtttatttttatttgtattaataaagccacctgaactaattttattattttaaagtgccCATCTTatctataatttgaatttaaattactttaatgtgcctgaatgtttttattgcatttaattttcTAACTATGGAAATGGTAACTAGgaagtattgctttttttttataagtatcaaGTGTCCATTCAAAATGAACAAGCTGTTCGTTCATGAGGTGTCCGTCTTTAATATaagacttttattaataaagttaaaatcacACAGGTATATGTTGTAAAACGCTTAGTTTGTATCCCGATCAATGACTTGAttgaaattaacttaaaatacattttctaaatataaattatttaataattataaatatatgcctTACTTGTATAATCCGGACAGGGTGTCGTAACAGATACTCTTTGGtgtttttctaaaaattaccaaataatatCAAGTTCAAATACTATTTGAGCTGCTAGTATTCCACAATTTTCTACTTTTTGGTATAGCTCTATTATTCGCCAACGAATAATACGTATTAAGaaattacttgaaaataattaacgtaCATACCTACTTTTTTCAAtagtattacttaataatttttaaggacactttttttttaattttttcgtttCGTGGcgttacataaatacaaaactgGAATGTATGGACCCGccaaatttatttaagacaagTATTATCTTGCTGCTCAAATTCAGCTTAACCGGTTGAATTTTGTAGGTAggtagattgtttttttttataaaattaataatttaacattaaattaaatgaaactaacGTCGTTTGCGAAGTAGAATTGCGAATCTAGTGTTGTCACATTAATTATGGAATAACTATACTCGATTTGTTATAGTATTAAGTAAGTGTAACAATTGAatagtttttaaacaattttaatcaaacatAATAATGAGTAGTAGATCTTACCGTTGGTTTGCATGACTTGTACAGGATCTTTCGACTCAGAGCGATCTGAAAATTATCAACATAATTACAATTGTATACGAGTGAGAGTATATAGTGAGATGTATATAGAGGaagtaagttatatatatatatatagcttattattatatgtgttctataattattttgtcactGCATTAACCGCTACGTACTATGCAAAATTGCAACATTGTTTGCTTAAATTAAAGGAATGTAAATTTTCTCACTTATACTTTTCAATGAAAACTCCTCATGTTTAGGAGCACACGCTTCAGGTATTTCtgaaaatgtttacattatagTATTTCCTTGACAAAGGCGGAaagtattaaatcaaaattatttatgcaaATATCCTAAACAACCTGAACTTATCATTCAATTTGAAGAATGTTGCGCATACTGTGGACACAGACAAGAACCAACAAATCTCTTCTCGGTTAACTAAAGATTACTCCCAGAGTGCCCAGTACATGCTACCAACGAGATACTTGTGTCAACCGGAGACGCACAGACAATATGGATAAACTTATTGTAGTAGAAACGATTAACTGAGACGAACCAAGAACAGATAAGTGTGCAGGAAGCTAGTCGTCCTAACAGTGAAGGGTTTTCAAGACAAGCACGACCTTCCGTAATGAAGCGCACGAAGAAGAAGACTCATTTAAATCCGGGCGACTAGCGAAACTGACGGGATATGTCGCCTACCACTATTgtcagtttattatttatattaacagcgAAGCGGttacaatcaaatattattattgaagacTGAAACTTTGCAAATATAAAAACGGCTTACCCATTACAGGCTGAGGGAATTGAGGTTTCGATTCAATTTTAGAGGCACAAGCTGaaaacaatcaaaaatattatttgcctCGTAGAAAAAGGTCCCATAcctaatttcaattataaaaaagggagaatttcttataaaaataaacacaatgcaCTTAAGATTctgttctttttattttcaatataattaaatttattacgtaaCTGGAATTAACAACACCCTATGGAAATAACAAAGGTCGtcaaaaatatgtgtttatcaAAATCTGAAAATATAACGTTTAGACGAAAAGTAAAAACATGTCTGTGTTCTAATacattatgtacaaatatattttctttcacaaCAAAACCATTGAATCGAATTTGttgatatttggtatgaagcaaacttgaacatTTAGGAAGTACATAACCTTTGATACCAAAATGCAAGTGgagctgcgggcgacaactagtaacttacaaaataatgttgtttAGGTGAAGCGACATTTATACCTGTGAGATTTCATATTTAAGTCTGTTACTTAATTAGATATATTGACATGCTACGTCATACATTGTTAAGTCAGTGAGTTTAGACATACAAATCAACCCAGACAAATGCAACGTATATTGAAAGAATGTAAAGGTTCTTACATGTACTTTTCGGTGAGAGAGACTTCTCTGGTTTAGGTGCACACACTTTAGGTATTTCTGAAAAATTATCATCGCTTATTACAATTCAGTAATTCCTTCACAAAGccgaaatatattaaacaaaaataaattccgcaaatctaattattaaagcagaattaaataaaattttacccaTTTTATTCTGAGGGAAGGCTTGAGGTTTCGACTCTATTGGTAAGGCAGCACAAgctgaaaataatcaaaaaaatgttatattcacgcaaacatttaaatttgaattaaattaatgattattttcttaCGTTTACTTTTCACTGGATAAGAGTCATCTGCCATGTCCTCTTCAGGTATTTCTGGAAATTCACGTTGAGTATTACAATTCAGCCAATCCTTGAATAAGTCTAAAGATAGTAATGTTCTTGCGCATGTGCCGAATAATTGGTAGAACTAACtggtaaaatattgtattccaaGATTGTTCTTCTAaatggatttattattttatttttcttttatgatatagacGGACGGtaaaatgtgccacctgatattaagtggaaataactgcccatagacaaagacgctgtaagaaatattaaccattccttacatcgccacctTATGTCCATGCCAtcgttatgtctcttgtgccacGCCATCATTATTACACCatctcactcagccttcaaacagaacgcaacaatactgaatactgcagGGTGACGTTCTAcgtcactcatcagatattctaaaattaagaataataacgCAGGTCGGTCAATTAAGGTcctcttaattaatttatcgttaGCGCTACACTTGTCCAATCAAAatccaagtaaaataaaatacctgaaTCACACGAATCGACCATATTCACATTCACTAACAAGGTCATCTGCTATAtactacattataatataaaagaaaaacttaccGATCACAGACTGAGGTTTTGATTCTTTTATCGAGTCGAATTGTGAGGCACGCGCtgagaacaattaaaaaaatacaattgatacGTAAAAGAAGATcccacaatatttttaaattctaaagaaACGTGCCGCATTTTTCTACTTACTCAAATCAAATTGGTGCTATATTTTCATGTAAacgatgttaattatttttcgtaaaaattaaTGACAATGTCACAAAACATTAATAGAAAAATCTGTTCTAGCATCATATCGTAATCATTCCTCCAATTATGATATAATAGCAGATTTGTTCTAAATTGCCACGAATATTTGCTCCATTCGCCTGTTTAACTACTTGGatattttctaaatacataCAAGATCTCATGGTAAAGAACTATAACGATAATTATCGTAAGAGTTTTCATACACGTAAGAATGGTAATATATTCgatgagtatttatttttaatataaaaatgagtaaaaaatCTTACCAGTTTGCGCGACTCGTAAATGAGCAGCAGATTCATTGCggtctaaaaaaaattaacatatattaaaaatgcatatattataGTATCTATATATGGATATAAAATCGCGGATATGGTCCAGTGACTAGATGCGCgaatcttaaacgaagattgAGTGCTTATAAGGATTTACTCGAGAAAGACTACTGAGTAttcttttacttatttatttgtattcaaaattcATCTCTTGTTCGGCGGTGAATGAAGTGTTCTGTATATATCGATTGAAATCCTATTGCGTTGACATCGGGAATTACATTGCTGGAATAAATACTGAACCTACTCCTCTAAATGAGAAATAGCCTGAGCATCATTGGAACCTTTACATTATATTACGTTCTACTTTTATTTGatgtaaagaaataattaatgaaaatctaaatattgtataggatatattttgtttcgtaaAGCGTGTTTGTTTTAACTTTGGTTGAGATgctaattaaaatgaaactatGGGCTTGGGAGGTGTCACCgttacacacatacaaacacacacacaaaggtTATGCATAAACGTATCTACGTGTGCAatccattataaattatttatttggataaatACTTAACATGTAGAAACctgatatataaatgataaataattacaatattttttgctgGTAGAACACAAACGAATATATtatacgttattaaataaatgtatgtctcACATCGTTTTAGCCGTCGATAAGTTTGGACTCTCTCGGGTGGACACGCTCCAGGTATTTCtgaaaattatagaatattatagtaGATCCTTAAAAATAATAGGACATTTCTTACGCCTGCGCAGAGTAATTGGTAGAAAGTGAAAATTATCCGTTGTAGATTTTTACTCGGAAATTTACTGTCACCCTACTTTTAAATCAACTTCCACGTTTAAATTTTACCGGAGCGTCTAATGTCTTCGGTAAATCTATCAAAAATCGCTGTGTATTTGTAATCTTGCAAAATAatgtcttaataatttatttggcaGTAGCACAAAATTTGACTGCCCTACTCGGGACAAAGATCTTCTCATGGAtgtaatttagaataattaaatggaaCAATTCTCAATTTTTACCTAACCAAAGGCAaacagaataaagaaaaaaaaactgacccCTCATATTATGACTTCGCGATTGAGGTACCGATTGATAGACACCAGCTGTaatgatgaaaaaatattattgccaTAGAAAACAGGTCTTATAATTAAAGATCATTACAAAAGGGAAACAAATAAATCACaatgtcatattaaaaacaGTCTTTTGCGTATGTATACAACAACTTTtactcaatattttaatttcgaacgACCAGcggaattgatatattttaacaatgtcTGTTGTCAGTTTAAGATacacatcttatatattaataaagagcgatactacggctgtataagaaaaaaatgaaaacgtaagccttctaactgaactaatgtatactatttggttttaaaattttcatttaaaagaggttttgtcattttggcgccaaatgtagatgtttgacttgcagtttacaatgaaatgaaaccaAAACAACATGTCcaaggtttcgaaattcctaaaaaattttttgaataaacgcaaagtttcgcaGGAAACTACTAGTATTAATAAAGGAGCGATCAGATTAACAGTATTTTAAAAAGAAGTCAGTAAAGGTCTTACCCCTCATATTGTGAGGTCGCGATCGTGCTACTGATTGATAGACACCagctgaaataattaaaatattatataaataatgaaataataataaaattagtcttAAGATTTATATGgattataaaagcgaaacaaTGAACAATAAATGTCGTgttcaaaataaacacaatgCAAAATTCAATGGAGATTATGTTCTgacaattttactatataatcaaataaataatgttgagTTAAACTTTGAATAAGGAATTAGTAAGTCCTTAAGAAAGCCGTTAATAGGAAATTTGCTTACGCATGCGCAGTGCAATCGGTAAAactatttgaaaattttctatCGTAGAattgttcttttaaaatttgtatggtATTACTTTTACAAAGCTTCTATTGTCTAAGGTACATACAATTCtaaaaaattctaatttatttcaattatttcaacTTTCTGCGAGAGGATTATAACACAGGTTATTTAATTAGCCTAGCTAGGATAGCCAGTACTCGATCTGTGTTTCGTGTGatgaat
This genomic window from Vanessa atalanta chromosome Z, ilVanAtal1.2, whole genome shotgun sequence contains:
- the LOC125076099 gene encoding protein Jumonji isoform X5 — protein: MKTKVQAQRKFAQGAYVPPSANIINTVINRRVNNSNGKPNRYFFRHNTSAGRLLDSISFEGIHTHKPVVVLERLENHQFQQVDNEPDDPSDILIPINTVSTKTQVTTVSRRLPSLRNASNRNSSCLCSRSRVEKKKIISKKKPIKHNYPLKRIRRKPTRNRKFYMKLRSARPASTVDTDFSIEDDKPLMFYTKKTKRIIKKQEKQQKVPLMSNKENPQMKQAAPNIQPTNVAIGASQLESTAHSSQFQTMRDRSESDVHLQVIQSADASQSETVIQPQPHTIRAGVSQTGSVLQPRSQTMRAGVYQSAPQSRSHTMRAGVYQSVPQSRSHTMRTGVSQSVPQSRLHTMRAGVYQSVARSRPHNMRAGVYQSVPQSRSHNMREIPGACPPERVQTYRRLKRYRNESAAHLRVAQTARASQFDSIKESKPQSVIEIPEEDMADDSYPVKSKPCAALPIESKPQAFPQNKMEIPKVCAPKPEKSLSPKSTSCASKIESKPQFPQPVMEIPEACAPKHEEFSLKSINRSESKDPVQVMQTNEKHQRVSVTTPCPDYTNTAEVKEENGTASDNNHPLQTKTNGADDGAVAGPSTSLENAEQCDSPTGKKQNGKKKTRTTRRKKKIGPIKNSDAKILEAPVFRPNEEEFRDPIAYFQKIMPEAAKFGLCKVIAPSGFKPECTITDSIRFVVTNQYIARLYSRWGPVTRELCALRSFLTSQNITFSHAPLMEGLEVNLPKLLHFVQRQGGLKANVKSRTYVDTRKWNRLAEELNYTKMNNPAKKLDQIYVKYLLPYDALTQKERQDLAEQMDKRWSKRNDRLLQRAQNPLHRQKRLLGESDSSDDDDCEENQQITAALNEAEECVIRGRVMNLTNFKKIAKTALQIFFPLKPTTSEVESQYWKLVLLGNEHVCVNTASIDTGTEGYGFSKNKNEPYGKHPWNLKMLSQNKGNVLRSLGPVLGVTVPTLHVGMIYSTSCWHRDPHGLPWMEYMHTGPQKIWYGIPDTESARFRRAVESLCPTACQNKSIWLPSDIAMIPPTLLLERNVSMSRIVQKPGEYIIVFPKAYSCSICTGYTISESVYFATNPWVKTVNYVFQELRQSCEPTMFSLEQLLIAIARDEGASLTMLQLVHENFSAILSEELENRRQLEKHGLKPRVLQSEKRNAAGAWNVHENECEVCRTTLYLSRVKGVFRKKYSVCLRHALQVLDNKVKKIERRETETFEMEYFFTTFELKELISSVIQRLTKQPEKKQQDII
- the LOC125076099 gene encoding protein Jumonji isoform X3 → MKTKVQAQRKFAQGAYVPPSANIINTVINRRVNNSNGKPNRYFFRHNTSAGRLLDSISFEGIHTHKPVVVLERLENHQFQQVDNEPDDPSDILIPINTVSTKTQVTTVSRRLPSLRNASNRNSSCLCSRSRVEKKKIISKKKPIKHNYPLKRIRRKPTRNRKFYMKLRSARPASTVDTDFSIEDDKPLMFYTKKTKRIIKKQEKQQKVPLMSNKENPQMKQAAPNIQPTNVAIGASQLESTAHSSQFQTMRDRSESDVHLQVIQSADASQSETVIQPQPHTIRAGVSQTGSVLQPRSQTMRAGVYQSAPQSRSHTMRAGVYQSVPQSRSHTMRTGVSQSVPQSRLHTMRAGVYQSVARSRPHNMRAGVYQSVPQSRSHNMREIPGACPPERVQTYRRLKRYRNESAAHLRVAQTARASQFDSIKESKPQSVIEIPEEDMADDSYPVKSKPCAALPIESKPQAFPQNKMEIPKVCAPKPEKSLSPKSTSCASKIESKPQFPQPVMDRSESKDPVQVMQTNEKHQRVSVTTPCPDYTNKNVSQTNDSSFYGNNGIANWMCNSRAVNEVPNNDTAEVKEENGTASDNNHPLQTKTNGADDGAVAGPSTSLENAEQCDSPTGKKQNGKKKTRTTRRKKKIGPIKNSDAKILEAPVFRPNEEEFRDPIAYFQKIMPEAAKFGLCKVIAPSGFKPECTITDSIRFVVTNQYIARLYSRWGPVTRELCALRSFLTSQNITFSHAPLMEGLEVNLPKLLHFVQRQGGLKANVKSRTYVDTRKWNRLAEELNYTKMNNPAKKLDQIYVKYLLPYDALTQKERQDLAEQMDKRWSKRNDRLLQRAQNPLHRQKRLLGESDSSDDDDCEENQQITAALNEAEECVIRGRVMNLTNFKKIAKTALQIFFPLKPTTSEVESQYWKLVLLGNEHVCVNTASIDTGTEGYGFSKNKNEPYGKHPWNLKMLSQNKGNVLRSLGPVLGVTVPTLHVGMIYSTSCWHRDPHGLPWMEYMHTGPQKIWYGIPDTESARFRRAVESLCPTACQNKSIWLPSDIAMIPPTLLLERNVSMSRIVQKPGEYIIVFPKAYSCSICTGYTISESVYFATNPWVKTVNYVFQELRQSCEPTMFSLEQLLIAIARDEGASLTMLQLVHENFSAILSEELENRRQLEKHGLKPRVLQSEKRNAAGAWNVHENECEVCRTTLYLSRVKGVFRKKYSVCLRHALQVLDNKVKKIERRETETFEMEYFFTTFELKELISSVIQRLTKQPEKKQQDII
- the LOC125076099 gene encoding protein Jumonji isoform X1 codes for the protein MKTKVQAQRKFAQGAYVPPSANIINTVINRRVNNSNGKPNRYFFRHNTSAGRLLDSISFEGIHTHKPVVVLERLENHQFQQVDNEPDDPSDILIPINTVSTKTQVTTVSRRLPSLRNASNRNSSCLCSRSRVEKKKIISKKKPIKHNYPLKRIRRKPTRNRKFYMKLRSARPASTVDTDFSIEDDKPLMFYTKKTKRIIKKQEKQQKVPLMSNKENPQMKQAAPNIQPTNVAIGASQLESTAHSSQFQTMRDRSESDVHLQVIQSADASQSETVIQPQPHTIRAGVSQTGSVLQPRSQTMRAGVYQSAPQSRSHTMRAGVYQSVPQSRSHTMRTGVSQSVPQSRLHTMRAGVYQSVARSRPHNMRAGVYQSVPQSRSHNMREIPGACPPERVQTYRRLKRYRNESAAHLRVAQTARASQFDSIKESKPQSVIEIPEEDMADDSYPVKSKPCAALPIESKPQAFPQNKMEIPKVCAPKPEKSLSPKSTSCASKIESKPQFPQPVMEIPEACAPKHEEFSLKSINRSESKDPVQVMQTNEKHQRVSVTTPCPDYTNKNVSQTNDSSFYGNNGIANWMCNSRAVNEVPNNDTAEVKEENGTASDNNHPLQTKTNGADDGAVAGPSTSLENAEQCDSPTGKKQNGKKKTRTTRRKKKIGPIKNSDAKILEAPVFRPNEEEFRDPIAYFQKIMPEAAKFGLCKVIAPSGFKPECTITDSIRFVVTNQYIARLYSRWGPVTRELCALRSFLTSQNITFSHAPLMEGLEVNLPKLLHFVQRQGGLKANVKSRTYVDTRKWNRLAEELNYTKMNNPAKKLDQIYVKYLLPYDALTQKERQDLAEQMDKRWSKRNDRLLQRAQNPLHRQKRLLGESDSSDDDDCEENQQITAALNEAEECVIRGRVMNLTNFKKIAKTALQIFFPLKPTTSEVESQYWKLVLLGNEHVCVNTASIDTGTEGYGFSKNKNEPYGKHPWNLKMLSQNKGNVLRSLGPVLGVTVPTLHVGMIYSTSCWHRDPHGLPWMEYMHTGPQKIWYGIPDTESARFRRAVESLCPTACQNKSIWLPSDIAMIPPTLLLERNVSMSRIVQKPGEYIIVFPKAYSCSICTGYTISESVYFATNPWVKTVNYVFQELRQSCEPTMFSLEQLLIAIARDEGASLTMLQLVHENFSAILSEELENRRQLEKHGLKPRVLQSEKRNAAGAWNVHENECEVCRTTLYLSRVKGVFRKKYSVCLRHALQVLDNKVKKIERRETETFEMEYFFTTFELKELISSVIQRLTKQPEKKQQDII
- the LOC125076099 gene encoding protein Jumonji isoform X8, producing the protein MKTKVQAQRKFAQGAYVPPSANIINTVINRRVNNSNGKPNRYFFRHNTSAGRLLDSISFEGIHTHKPVVVLERLENHQFQQVDNEPDDPSDILIPINTVSTKTQVTTVSRRLPSLRNASNRNSSCLCSRSRVEKKKIISKKKPIKHNYPLKRIRRKPTRNRKFYMKLRSARPASTVDTDFSIEDDKPLMFYTKKTKRIIKKQEKQQKVPLMSNKENPQMKQAAPNIQPTNVAIGASQLESTAHSSQFQTMRDRSESDVHLQVIQSADASQSETVIQPQPHTIRAGVSQTGSVLQPRSQTMRAGVYQSAPQSRSHTMRAGVYQSVPQSRSHTMRTGVSQSVPQSRLHTMRAGVYQSVARSRPHNMRAGVYQSVPQSRSHNMREIPGACPPERVQTYRRLKRYRNESAAHLRVAQTARASQFDSIKESKPQSVIEIPEEDMADDSYPVKSKPCAALPIESKPQAFPQNKMEIPKVCAPKPEKSLSPKSTSCASKIESKPQFPQPVMDRSESKDPVQVMQTNEKHQRVSVTTPCPDYTNTAEVKEENGTASDNNHPLQTKTNGADDGAVAGPSTSLENAEQCDSPTGKKQNGKKKTRTTRRKKKIGPIKNSDAKILEAPVFRPNEEEFRDPIAYFQKIMPEAAKFGLCKVIAPSGFKPECTITDSIRFVVTNQYIARLYSRWGPVTRELCALRSFLTSQNITFSHAPLMEGLEVNLPKLLHFVQRQGGLKANVKSRTYVDTRKWNRLAEELNYTKMNNPAKKLDQIYVKYLLPYDALTQKERQDLAEQMDKRWSKRNDRLLQRAQNPLHRQKRLLGESDSSDDDDCEENQQITAALNEAEECVIRGRVMNLTNFKKIAKTALQIFFPLKPTTSEVESQYWKLVLLGNEHVCVNTASIDTGTEGYGFSKNKNEPYGKHPWNLKMLSQNKGNVLRSLGPVLGVTVPTLHVGMIYSTSCWHRDPHGLPWMEYMHTGPQKIWYGIPDTESARFRRAVESLCPTACQNKSIWLPSDIAMIPPTLLLERNVSMSRIVQKPGEYIIVFPKAYSCSICTGYTISESVYFATNPWVKTVNYVFQELRQSCEPTMFSLEQLLIAIARDEGASLTMLQLVHENFSAILSEELENRRQLEKHGLKPRVLQSEKRNAAGAWNVHENECEVCRTTLYLSRVKGVFRKKYSVCLRHALQVLDNKVKKIERRETETFEMEYFFTTFELKELISSVIQRLTKQPEKKQQDII